The following are from one region of the Candidatus Edwardsbacteria bacterium genome:
- a CDS encoding aldehyde ferredoxin oxidoreductase C-terminal domain-containing protein, with protein sequence MDENKVFEYTRYTEGIETMKAAHKVLAEYVFTPSLPQKGYNNRSLHIDLSTLKFTEKKIGEDMKKTFTGGRGFGLKYLWDAIKPTTKWNDPENDIIISPGPICGITQYPGAGKSLVVALSPITNIPIDSNVGGYFGPLLKFSGFDALEIQGKAKEDVIVVIDGVKGKVTIETAPRESLDSHVAAEQFTHQYASDEADLRNVSVVSAGAAAAHSLIGCLNFSYYDMRRKVTRLKQAGRGGIGTVFRDKGLKALVVHGPQVKGDMNHPADLGRIQRAGVKLHKEMHDFDDKMCTMRKVGTTNIVSVMDAYDLLPVMNFQYGSHPDTKNIDKTTWIKQFTQGIPDGCWYGCSMACAHGVDEFALRTGPYKGHKVVVDGPEYETAAGCGSNCGIFDPLWVIECNFYCDTYGIDTISFGTITGFIMECWQRGILTPERTGGLDMSWGKGESQLELMHQMARGEGFGLIAGQGVQRMKKIFSDQGWGDYAFLNDIGLEGKGLEQSEYMSKESLAQQGGYYLTNKGPQHDEAWVIFMDMVNNQIPSFEDKAEALYYFPMFRTWFGLNGLCKLPWNDIEPGDNRTKNAPMDAAKVPEHVQNYVDLFSGVTGREITKEEIIKMSERVYQFQRVFDLRMGKGTRKYDQPPYRAMGPVTREEYESRQERYDKQVKEWMNIDPAGKSIEEKMALHRKYREDRYQKLVDAVYRRRGWTSNGIPTLETLKRNGIDFPEVVATVLPHLSEAEVKEVRTAYVATKKAEPKENKKSKIKKKASAKNLKPKTKNKKAAVKKTKPSPKKVKTIKKIQVKKKPAKKVIAKKKAATRIIRKIKAKVKKAVKKAAARKPVKNSKK encoded by the coding sequence ATGGACGAGAACAAGGTCTTTGAATATACCAGATACACCGAGGGCATCGAAACGATGAAGGCAGCCCATAAAGTGCTGGCCGAGTATGTTTTCACCCCCAGCCTGCCGCAAAAGGGCTACAACAACCGCTCCCTGCACATCGATCTGAGCACTTTGAAGTTCACCGAGAAGAAGATCGGCGAGGATATGAAAAAGACCTTCACCGGCGGGCGGGGCTTCGGCCTGAAATACCTGTGGGACGCCATCAAGCCCACCACCAAGTGGAACGACCCGGAGAACGACATCATCATCTCGCCCGGCCCGATCTGCGGCATCACCCAGTACCCGGGGGCCGGCAAGTCCCTGGTGGTGGCCCTGTCGCCCATCACCAACATCCCCATCGATTCCAACGTGGGCGGCTACTTCGGACCGCTGTTAAAGTTCTCCGGCTTCGACGCCCTGGAGATCCAGGGCAAGGCCAAAGAGGACGTGATCGTGGTCATCGACGGGGTCAAGGGAAAGGTCACCATCGAGACCGCGCCCCGGGAATCCCTGGACTCCCACGTGGCGGCCGAACAGTTCACCCACCAGTACGCCTCGGATGAGGCCGACCTGCGCAACGTTTCGGTGGTCAGCGCCGGGGCCGCCGCGGCCCACAGCCTGATCGGCTGCCTGAACTTCTCCTATTACGACATGCGGCGCAAGGTGACCAGGCTGAAGCAGGCCGGACGGGGAGGGATCGGCACGGTGTTCCGCGACAAAGGTCTCAAGGCCCTGGTCGTTCACGGGCCGCAGGTCAAGGGCGACATGAATCATCCGGCCGACCTGGGGCGGATCCAGCGGGCCGGGGTCAAACTGCACAAGGAGATGCACGATTTCGACGACAAGATGTGCACCATGCGCAAGGTGGGCACCACCAACATCGTCAGCGTGATGGATGCCTACGACCTGCTGCCGGTGATGAATTTCCAGTACGGCAGCCATCCCGACACCAAGAACATAGACAAGACGACGTGGATCAAACAGTTCACCCAGGGCATCCCGGATGGCTGCTGGTACGGCTGTTCCATGGCCTGCGCCCACGGGGTGGACGAGTTCGCCCTGCGCACCGGCCCCTATAAAGGACACAAGGTGGTGGTGGACGGGCCGGAATACGAGACCGCGGCCGGCTGCGGCTCCAACTGCGGGATATTCGATCCTCTGTGGGTCATCGAATGCAACTTCTACTGCGACACCTACGGCATCGACACCATCAGCTTCGGCACCATCACCGGCTTCATCATGGAGTGCTGGCAGAGGGGCATCCTGACGCCTGAACGCACCGGCGGGCTGGACATGAGCTGGGGCAAGGGGGAATCCCAATTGGAGCTGATGCACCAGATGGCCCGGGGCGAGGGCTTTGGTCTGATCGCCGGTCAGGGGGTGCAGCGGATGAAGAAGATATTCTCCGACCAGGGCTGGGGGGACTACGCCTTCCTCAACGACATCGGCCTGGAGGGCAAGGGGCTGGAGCAGTCGGAATACATGTCCAAGGAATCGCTGGCCCAGCAGGGCGGCTACTACCTGACCAACAAGGGGCCCCAGCACGACGAGGCCTGGGTGATCTTCATGGACATGGTCAACAACCAGATCCCCAGCTTCGAGGACAAGGCCGAGGCCCTGTATTATTTCCCCATGTTCCGCACCTGGTTCGGGCTGAACGGCCTGTGCAAGCTGCCCTGGAACGACATCGAGCCGGGCGACAACCGCACCAAGAACGCCCCCATGGACGCGGCCAAGGTGCCGGAGCATGTCCAGAACTATGTCGACCTGTTCTCGGGCGTCACCGGCCGGGAGATCACCAAGGAGGAGATCATCAAGATGTCGGAACGGGTCTACCAGTTCCAGCGGGTGTTCGACCTGCGGATGGGCAAGGGAACCCGGAAATACGACCAGCCGCCCTACCGGGCCATGGGTCCGGTCACCAGGGAGGAATATGAGTCCCGCCAGGAACGCTACGACAAGCAAGTCAAGGAATGGATGAACATAGATCCGGCCGGAAAGTCCATCGAGGAGAAAATGGCCCTGCACCGCAAATACCGGGAGGACCGTTATCAAAAACTGGTGGATGCGGTATACCGGCGGCGGGGCTGGACCTCCAACGGGATCCCCACCCTGGAGACTTTAAAGCGCAACGGCATAGATTTTCCGGAGGTGGTGGCCACGGTGCTGCCGCACCTGTCGGAGGCGGAGGTCAAAGAGGTCCGGACGGCCTATGTGGCTACAAAGAAGGCCGAGCCGAAGGAAAATAAAAAATCAAAGATTAAAAAGAAGGCTTCTGCAAAAAATCTTAAACCAAAGACCAAAAATAAAAAAGCAGCGGTCAAAAAAACCAAGCCATCCCCCAAGAAGGTCAAAACGATCAAAAAGATTCAGGTGAAAAAGAAGCCGGCTAAAAAGGTCATTGCCAAGAAAAAAGCGGCCACGAGGATCATCAGAAAAATAAAGGCGAAGGTTAAAAAGGCCGTTAAAAAAGCAGCCGCCAGGAAGCCGGTGAAAAATTCCAAGAAGTAG
- a CDS encoding 4Fe-4S binding protein yields MKYLKTNPSLCKGIKACEKSCSKAFFKVEDPGKSAIRVKQTDSGFEINVCNQCGECIAVCPVLALKRNSQGVVMLDKKLCVGCLMCVGYCPTLSMRTHPDQREPFKCVACGICARACPEKALEIAER; encoded by the coding sequence ATGAAGTATCTGAAGACCAATCCATCCCTGTGCAAGGGGATCAAGGCCTGCGAAAAGTCCTGTTCCAAAGCCTTTTTCAAGGTTGAGGACCCGGGAAAATCGGCCATCAGGGTCAAACAGACCGACAGCGGCTTCGAGATCAACGTCTGCAACCAGTGCGGCGAGTGCATTGCGGTCTGCCCGGTGCTGGCCCTCAAGCGCAACAGCCAGGGCGTGGTGATGCTGGACAAGAAGCTGTGCGTGGGCTGCCTGATGTGCGTGGGCTACTGCCCCACCCTGTCCATGCGCACCCACCCCGATCAGCGGGAACCCTTCAAGTGCGTGGCCTGCGGGATCTGCGCCAGGGCCTGCCCGGAGAAAGCGCTGGAGATAGCGGAACGGTAG
- a CDS encoding pyridoxal phosphate-dependent aminotransferase family protein, with translation MDIFKKCYDFKEAQLARQAGLYPYFHPLSSAQEPEVIIDGQKMIMIGSNNYLGLTTHPRVKEAAIRAIEKFGTGCTGSRFLTGTLDMHNELEAKLAKFLNKPAALVFSTGMQTNLGVISCLGTKDDILITDKFDHASILDGCRLSYSMMRRFQHNDMESLERLLKGLDHHKGKMIIVDGIYSMEGDIANLPELVRLGKKYNARVLVDDAHGLGVLGKHGRGTAEHFGLEKETDLMMGTFSKSFAAIGGVVAGDFEVVDYVKHFARSMIFSAALPPALTAAVSAAVDVLQDEPELLTKLWRNADRMLAGFKEMGYDTGVACTPIIPLMIGSREKAFALWKHLMAHGVFANPVMSPAVPEGREMIRTSFSAAHTEAQLDKVLEEFRTAGKELGLI, from the coding sequence ATGGATATATTCAAAAAATGTTACGATTTTAAAGAGGCCCAGCTGGCCCGCCAGGCCGGGCTGTACCCTTATTTCCACCCCCTGTCCTCGGCCCAGGAGCCGGAGGTGATAATAGACGGCCAGAAGATGATTATGATCGGCTCCAACAACTATCTGGGACTGACCACTCATCCCCGGGTCAAGGAGGCGGCCATCAGGGCCATCGAAAAATTCGGCACCGGCTGCACCGGCTCCCGGTTTTTGACCGGCACCCTGGACATGCACAATGAGCTGGAGGCCAAGCTGGCCAAATTCCTCAATAAGCCGGCGGCCCTGGTGTTCTCCACCGGCATGCAGACCAACCTGGGCGTCATCTCCTGCCTGGGCACCAAGGATGACATTCTGATCACCGACAAGTTCGACCATGCCTCAATATTGGACGGCTGCCGGCTATCATACTCCATGATGCGCCGCTTCCAGCACAACGATATGGAGAGCCTGGAAAGACTGCTGAAAGGGCTGGACCATCATAAGGGCAAGATGATCATCGTGGACGGCATCTACAGCATGGAGGGCGACATCGCCAACCTGCCGGAGCTGGTCCGCCTGGGCAAGAAATACAACGCCCGGGTGCTGGTGGACGACGCCCACGGCCTGGGAGTGCTGGGAAAGCACGGCCGGGGCACCGCCGAGCATTTCGGCCTGGAGAAAGAGACCGATCTGATGATGGGCACTTTCTCCAAGAGTTTTGCCGCCATCGGCGGAGTGGTGGCCGGCGATTTCGAGGTGGTGGATTACGTCAAGCATTTCGCCCGCAGCATGATCTTCTCGGCCGCCCTGCCGCCGGCGTTGACCGCCGCCGTCTCGGCCGCAGTGGACGTTTTGCAGGACGAGCCGGAGCTGCTGACCAAACTGTGGCGCAACGCCGACAGGATGCTGGCCGGCTTCAAGGAGATGGGCTACGACACCGGGGTGGCCTGCACCCCCATCATCCCGCTGATGATCGGTTCGCGCGAGAAGGCCTTCGCCCTGTGGAAGCACCTGATGGCTCACGGCGTCTTCGCCAATCCGGTGATGTCCCCGGCGGTGCCCGAAGGCCGGGAGATGATCCGCACCAGTTTTTCGGCCGCCCACACCGAGGCCCAGCTGGACAAGGTGCTGGAGGAGTTCCGCACCGCCGGCAAGGAACTGGGTCTGATCTGA
- a CDS encoding methylenetetrahydrofolate reductase → MHVTQHLEQRKKTLVSLEITPPEKGHSIQVIYDAIDRLMPYNPSFINVTYHQQRIVYEEVNGVIVKIPKRKKPGTVGICTALANRYRVETVPHLICGGFNRYETEDALIDLQYLGFENLFVIRGDPPPDYKGFLPEPEGHHHACQLVEQISQLNRGQYLENLDDAIPTNFCVGVAGYPEKHYEAPNLADDIRNLRAKVDKGASYILTQMVFSADLFESFVKKAREAGITVPIIPGIKVMVNRDQLTSIPRDFYVSLPEKLVDTIKQHDDKAAARQAGIDFTARLCQDLIDLDVPCLHFYTLGKTSATAEVMKQLKEKGLI, encoded by the coding sequence ATGCACGTAACCCAGCATCTGGAACAGCGAAAGAAGACCCTGGTCTCACTGGAGATCACCCCGCCCGAGAAGGGCCACAGCATCCAGGTGATCTACGATGCCATCGACCGGCTGATGCCCTACAACCCCTCCTTCATCAATGTCACCTACCACCAGCAGCGGATCGTCTACGAGGAGGTGAACGGCGTCATCGTCAAGATACCCAAACGCAAGAAGCCCGGCACGGTGGGCATCTGCACCGCCCTGGCCAACCGCTACCGGGTGGAGACGGTGCCCCACCTGATCTGCGGGGGATTCAACCGTTACGAGACCGAGGATGCCTTGATCGACCTGCAGTACCTGGGCTTCGAGAACCTGTTCGTCATCCGGGGCGACCCCCCGCCCGATTACAAGGGCTTTCTCCCTGAGCCTGAGGGGCACCACCATGCCTGCCAGCTGGTGGAGCAGATTTCGCAGCTGAACCGGGGCCAGTATCTGGAGAACCTGGACGACGCCATCCCCACCAATTTCTGCGTGGGCGTGGCCGGGTATCCCGAAAAGCATTACGAGGCCCCCAACCTGGCCGATGACATCCGGAACCTCAGGGCCAAGGTGGACAAGGGCGCTTCGTATATATTGACCCAGATGGTGTTCTCGGCCGACCTCTTCGAGTCGTTCGTCAAAAAGGCCCGGGAGGCCGGCATAACCGTGCCCATCATCCCCGGCATCAAGGTGATGGTCAACCGGGACCAGCTGACCAGCATCCCCAGGGATTTCTACGTCTCCTTGCCGGAAAAACTGGTGGACACCATCAAGCAACATGACGACAAGGCCGCGGCCCGCCAGGCCGGGATCGATTTCACCGCCCGGCTCTGCCAGGACCTGATCGATCTGGATGTCCCCTGCCTTCACTTTTACACCCTGGGCAAGACCTCCGCCACCGCCGAGGTGATGAAACAGCTCAAGGAGAAAGGCCTGATATGA
- a CDS encoding homocysteine S-methyltransferase family protein, whose protein sequence is MSAHPDILQQAQQRILIFDGAMGTYLKELGITADDYNDHPGCNEYLAVSRPDLISRVHRDYLSAGADIIETDTFGGAPHILAEHGLAEQAFDMNKTAASLARRAADEFSGPQKPRFVAGSMGPGSKIPSLGQVGFDGLKKSYAIQAEGLLAGGVDCFLVETCQDILQAKAAVAATREVQAKISLTKPVLVQFTIDQSGRTLTGSDISALMASMENWEIDAIGLNCSLGPEGLAEAVYYLGHNSSKLLSLAPNAGLPRMKNGQLYYDLGPEQFTRSMEDFARNPGLNFAGGCCGTGPKHIKLLAERLKDISPRRPAKMAARLSSLYQSQEIAVFPKPLLIGERTNASGSKVFRELLEKNDFQGMTDLACSQEHEGAHAIDLSLARPGRDEADDYRRLGPLLNTRCRLPVMIDSTDPEAVEAALKNLSGRSIINSVNLEDGGAKARKILALCRRYGAALVCLTIDEKGMAHTAARKVAIARRLASLSLKHGLFHQDLFFDTLTFTLGSGDRSLSRAGLESLEAIAELKRIFPDSFTVLGVSNISYGLPPEARKALNSVFLQRAITAGLDAAIIHPGKIMPLNRIPRQAVELCDDLIFDRRTGQSIPLEQMLNYFSGKPESMKPKTKPRKLTPRKQLQQNIIRGEERDLEDDISFLLKDHDPVMIIDRILLPAMDRVGKLFGRGELQLPFVLRSAEVMQKAVDILKPHLKGRKTSRTGTIVIATVRGDIHDIGKNLAGLILAANGYKVVDLGVRQTAEDILLAVRRHKPMAIGLSGLLVESARAMSEYLEVFSGSGLTIPVLCGGAALNESFVKKELQPRYQGKVFFAGDAMAGLKIVQSLDKEQAGSNEISKTKSRRMPKDSITVVKRIPLAELLGLLDKKTLFEKRWQMVSKMSRDKKKELQLVEAQKNFDLLVNGCLRGEIFEPKMIYGVFKAKWDKPVIKLQFLKGAKPLELIFSAKFADRMMGNNNGRDFTVGLQVVTLGNKLKREFARLKKQNKIREQFLLYGLSAELTEALAKWAQEKTQRAMGLAGSKRLSPGYPVWPSLSEQKKVFRLLKPQRIGIRLSPAWQMDPEFSTSAMVIK, encoded by the coding sequence ATGAGCGCCCACCCGGACATTCTGCAACAGGCCCAACAGCGGATATTGATATTCGACGGAGCCATGGGAACCTATCTCAAGGAGCTGGGGATTACTGCAGATGATTATAATGATCATCCCGGCTGCAACGAATATCTGGCGGTCAGCCGGCCCGACCTGATAAGCCGGGTCCACCGTGATTACCTGTCAGCCGGAGCCGATATCATTGAGACGGATACTTTCGGCGGGGCTCCGCATATCCTGGCCGAGCACGGCCTGGCAGAACAGGCATTCGACATGAACAAAACAGCCGCTTCACTGGCCCGCCGGGCCGCCGACGAATTCTCCGGACCCCAGAAGCCAAGATTCGTGGCCGGCTCGATGGGGCCGGGTTCCAAGATCCCCAGCCTGGGTCAGGTCGGTTTTGATGGCCTGAAGAAAAGCTATGCTATCCAGGCCGAAGGCCTGCTGGCCGGGGGAGTTGATTGTTTTCTGGTGGAGACCTGCCAGGACATCCTCCAGGCCAAGGCCGCAGTTGCCGCGACCAGAGAGGTCCAGGCAAAAATATCTTTGACAAAACCGGTCCTGGTCCAGTTCACCATCGACCAGAGCGGACGCACCCTTACCGGCAGCGATATTTCAGCCCTTATGGCTTCGATGGAGAACTGGGAGATCGATGCCATCGGGCTCAACTGCAGCCTGGGGCCCGAAGGACTGGCCGAGGCGGTCTATTATCTGGGCCATAACTCGTCGAAGCTGCTCTCACTGGCTCCCAATGCCGGTCTGCCCAGGATGAAGAACGGGCAATTGTATTATGACCTGGGGCCGGAGCAGTTCACCCGCAGCATGGAGGACTTCGCCCGGAACCCTGGTTTGAATTTCGCCGGGGGCTGCTGCGGCACCGGTCCCAAACATATAAAATTGCTGGCCGAAAGGCTCAAGGATATCTCTCCCCGCCGGCCGGCAAAAATGGCCGCCCGCCTCTCCTCGCTATATCAGTCGCAGGAGATCGCGGTGTTCCCCAAGCCCCTGCTGATCGGCGAACGCACCAATGCCTCGGGGAGCAAGGTCTTCCGCGAACTTTTGGAGAAGAATGATTTTCAGGGGATGACGGACTTGGCCTGCTCGCAGGAGCATGAAGGGGCCCATGCTATAGACCTTTCGCTGGCCCGGCCCGGCCGGGATGAGGCTGACGATTACCGCCGCCTGGGCCCTCTGCTGAACACCCGCTGCCGCCTGCCGGTGATGATCGACTCCACCGACCCTGAAGCCGTAGAGGCAGCCTTGAAGAATCTCTCCGGGCGCTCCATCATAAACTCTGTCAATCTGGAGGACGGCGGGGCCAAGGCCCGAAAGATCCTGGCCCTGTGCCGGCGATACGGGGCCGCCTTGGTCTGCCTGACCATCGACGAAAAAGGCATGGCCCATACCGCCGCCCGGAAAGTGGCCATAGCCAGGCGGCTGGCCTCCCTATCCCTGAAGCATGGCCTTTTCCACCAGGATCTTTTCTTCGATACCCTTACCTTTACCCTGGGCAGCGGCGACCGGTCGCTCAGCCGGGCCGGGCTGGAATCGCTGGAGGCCATCGCAGAACTGAAAAGAATCTTCCCCGACTCCTTCACCGTCCTGGGTGTCAGCAATATCTCCTATGGGCTGCCCCCGGAGGCCCGGAAAGCCCTTAATTCGGTATTCCTGCAAAGGGCCATAACCGCCGGGCTGGATGCCGCCATTATCCATCCGGGGAAAATAATGCCCCTTAATCGGATCCCCCGCCAAGCGGTGGAGTTATGCGACGACCTTATCTTTGACCGCCGCACAGGACAATCAATCCCGCTGGAACAGATGTTGAACTATTTTTCCGGCAAGCCTGAATCGATGAAGCCCAAAACAAAACCCCGGAAATTGACGCCCCGGAAACAGCTTCAGCAAAATATTATCAGGGGCGAAGAAAGGGACCTCGAGGATGATATCAGCTTTCTGCTGAAGGATCACGATCCGGTGATGATCATCGACCGGATATTGCTGCCGGCCATGGACCGGGTGGGAAAGCTTTTCGGCCGCGGCGAGCTGCAGCTGCCTTTTGTGCTGCGATCGGCCGAAGTGATGCAGAAAGCGGTGGATATCCTTAAGCCCCATCTCAAGGGTCGCAAAACATCCCGCACCGGGACCATTGTGATCGCTACGGTCCGGGGCGACATCCATGACATCGGCAAGAACCTGGCGGGCTTGATCCTGGCCGCCAACGGCTATAAAGTGGTCGACCTGGGCGTCAGGCAGACGGCCGAGGACATTCTTTTGGCGGTCAGGAGGCATAAGCCGATGGCCATTGGCCTTTCCGGTCTGCTGGTGGAATCGGCCCGGGCCATGTCGGAATATCTGGAGGTCTTCTCCGGGTCCGGATTGACCATTCCGGTGCTGTGCGGCGGAGCGGCATTGAATGAGTCTTTCGTAAAGAAAGAGCTTCAGCCCCGCTATCAGGGCAAGGTTTTCTTTGCCGGGGACGCCATGGCCGGCCTTAAGATAGTGCAATCGCTGGATAAAGAACAGGCCGGCAGCAACGAAATATCCAAAACCAAATCCCGAAGGATGCCAAAAGACAGTATAACGGTGGTCAAAAGGATCCCCCTGGCCGAACTGCTGGGTCTGTTGGATAAAAAAACGTTATTCGAAAAACGCTGGCAGATGGTGTCAAAGATGTCCCGTGACAAAAAAAAGGAGCTACAGCTTGTCGAAGCCCAAAAAAACTTTGACCTTCTGGTTAATGGCTGCTTGCGGGGAGAAATCTTTGAACCCAAGATGATTTACGGTGTTTTTAAGGCTAAGTGGGACAAGCCGGTTATAAAATTACAGTTTCTAAAAGGGGCAAAACCCCTGGAACTGATTTTCTCGGCCAAATTTGCAGACAGAATGATGGGAAATAACAATGGCCGGGATTTCACAGTGGGATTGCAGGTGGTTACCCTGGGAAATAAGCTCAAAAGGGAATTTGCCCGGCTGAAAAAACAAAATAAGATCCGGGAACAGTTTTTGTTGTACGGCCTGTCGGCCGAACTGACCGAGGCCCTGGCCAAATGGGCCCAGGAAAAGACTCAGAGGGCGATGGGGCTTGCTGGATCCAAAAGACTCAGCCCCGGCTATCCGGTATGGCCGTCCCTTTCGGAACAGAAAAAGGTATTTCGTCTGTTAAAACCCCAACGGATCGGCATCAGGCTTTCCCCCGCCTGGCAGATGGATCCGGAATTCTCCACCAGCGCCATGGTGATAAAATAG
- a CDS encoding ferritin family protein, with translation MSITASSDQAITALNKAIKGEKTGLESYLKFARSTRSQSGKDMFIRLAQDEFGHMELLEKERNRLQQGKKWMGIDIAPSDIEEVVPKLSSQQDRIKAEQGTSDDLTALNIALDLERKAADFYMRQGNRETDVTAKQIFFRLAEMEESHYNLIQAEIDSINDIGFWFGVREFSLESN, from the coding sequence ATGAGCATTACGGCATCCTCCGATCAAGCCATCACAGCCCTTAACAAGGCCATCAAGGGCGAGAAGACCGGGCTGGAAAGCTATTTGAAATTCGCCCGCAGCACCAGGTCGCAGTCGGGCAAGGATATGTTCATACGCCTGGCCCAGGACGAATTCGGGCACATGGAGCTTCTGGAGAAGGAGCGAAACCGTCTTCAACAGGGTAAAAAATGGATGGGCATCGATATCGCCCCCTCCGACATCGAGGAGGTGGTCCCCAAGCTTTCCTCCCAGCAGGACAGAATCAAGGCCGAACAGGGCACCTCGGATGATCTCACCGCCCTGAATATCGCATTGGACCTGGAACGCAAGGCAGCCGATTTTTACATGCGCCAGGGCAATAGGGAGACCGATGTCACCGCCAAGCAGATATTTTTCCGGCTGGCCGAGATGGAGGAATCCCATTACAATCTGATCCAGGCCGAGATCGACAGCATCAATGACATAGGTTTCTGGTTCGGGGTCAGGGAATTCTCTTTGGAATCAAATTAA
- a CDS encoding ferritin family protein: MDQTIEMLKLAILAEQDGYHHYLTASAITTDKKAQEVFKALARDEELHRKTLLDGIASYGRDKKWSLAAIDGRSKVSAAGPSPIFSADFVKRIKDKHYEMSALSIGILLEQNSIDFYSKMKSRAKNAKLKTLLSVLIAWEKKHLEALVKQQKLFMSAYWEEARFQPF; this comes from the coding sequence ATGGACCAGACCATCGAAATGCTCAAACTGGCCATCCTGGCCGAACAGGACGGTTATCATCACTATCTGACCGCTTCGGCCATCACCACCGACAAAAAAGCCCAAGAGGTTTTCAAAGCTTTGGCCCGGGACGAGGAACTGCACCGCAAGACCCTGCTGGACGGGATCGCCTCCTACGGCCGGGACAAGAAATGGAGCTTGGCCGCTATAGACGGCAGATCGAAGGTATCCGCCGCCGGACCCAGCCCCATATTTTCGGCGGATTTCGTCAAGCGCATCAAGGACAAGCATTATGAGATGTCGGCCCTGTCCATCGGAATACTGCTGGAGCAGAATTCTATAGATTTTTATTCCAAGATGAAAAGCAGGGCCAAAAATGCCAAGCTTAAAACCCTGCTGTCCGTTCTGATAGCCTGGGAGAAAAAACACCTGGAGGCGCTGGTCAAGCAACAGAAGTTATTTATGAGCGCCTACTGGGAAGAGGCCCGTTTCCAGCCGTTTTAG
- the tpiA gene encoding triose-phosphate isomerase produces MRKPIIAGNWKMHKNMSEAKALAEGIVQKAQKVEKVQIVLCPPFTALVAVAEAIKGSNVELGAQNCHFEDKGAFTGEISTAFLIDAGCKFVIIGHSERRQYFAEDDALINKKIKKVLSSGLIPIFCIGETLQERQKEQTFDVLKRQVLHGLQEISATDPERLVMAYEPVWAIGTGVTATKEQAQEAHRYIRDLLAGLWGSEIAEQIRIQYGGSVKPDNTAELMAQDDIDGALVGGASLEAESFARIIKF; encoded by the coding sequence ATGCGCAAACCCATAATTGCCGGAAACTGGAAAATGCACAAAAATATGTCCGAGGCCAAAGCTTTGGCGGAAGGCATTGTTCAAAAGGCTCAAAAGGTTGAAAAGGTTCAAATAGTGCTGTGTCCGCCTTTTACGGCCTTGGTGGCTGTGGCTGAAGCAATAAAAGGATCTAATGTTGAATTGGGCGCCCAGAACTGCCATTTCGAGGATAAAGGCGCCTTTACCGGCGAGATATCCACGGCCTTTCTTATCGATGCCGGATGCAAATTTGTGATCATAGGGCATTCCGAGAGGCGGCAGTATTTTGCCGAGGATGATGCCCTGATCAACAAGAAGATCAAAAAAGTCCTATCCTCAGGGCTGATCCCCATCTTCTGCATCGGGGAGACCCTGCAGGAGCGCCAGAAGGAACAAACCTTCGATGTGCTGAAACGCCAGGTGCTGCACGGCCTGCAGGAGATATCAGCAACCGACCCGGAAAGGCTGGTCATGGCCTACGAGCCGGTGTGGGCCATCGGCACCGGGGTCACGGCAACCAAGGAGCAGGCCCAGGAGGCTCACCGGTATATCCGCGACCTGCTGGCCGGGCTGTGGGGAAGCGAAATAGCCGAGCAGATAAGGATACAATACGGCGGCAGCGTCAAGCCGGACAACACAGCCGAACTGATGGCCCAGGATGATATCGACGGAGCCCTGGTGGGCGGCGCCAGCCTGGAGGCAGAATCTTTTGCCAGGATCATAAAATTTTAA